The following is a genomic window from Patescibacteria group bacterium.
AACATAAAAAAAGACATGTTCTTTACGAACATGTCTTTGAGTATTTTAGCCAATCTTGGTTTATTCTTCCGTTGAGATACCCTTGGTTATCTCTTTGACCATTGCGGGGCGCGGCGGGCTTTCTTTAGGCCCGGCTTCTTTCTTTCTACTTCTCTCGCGTCGCGAGTTAGGTAGCCTTTGGCTTTTAAAGCCAGTTTCACTTCCGGATCGATTTTTAATAAGGCGCGGGAAATTCCTAGCCGCACGGCTTCGGATTGTCCGGATTTTCCGCCGCCGGATACCATTATGGAAAAATCCAAATCTTTATTGCGTCCGGTAAGCTTCAAAGGCTGCATTACGGTCATCATAAGCCCGGCCGGAAAATATTCAGCCGCTTTCATTCCATTAATCATAATAATTCCCTTGCCGTTTTCATAGGCGCGGGTTTGGGCAATCGCCCTTTTTCTTCGGCCGATTGTCGGTATATATCGCCCCTTTAATTCCGCTTCATCCTTTACGGCTTCAGCTTCTTCAATAGGAGCCTTGGTTGTTTTTTTTGTTTCTGCCATATTATAATCAATCTTCAGTTTCCAATTTTCAATTATCAATTAATTGATCATTGAAAATTTACAATTGATAATTATTTAATCTTAAGCCTTTTCATCATGCCATTCCGGAGGCGGTTAGCCGGCAGCATCTGCTTTACGGCTCTTTTTAAAACATCTCCCGGGTTTTTTTGCATCAAGTCGCGCATTTTAAGGGTTTTTAGTCCGCCAGGATAACCCGAATAGCGGAAATATTTTTTTTGGTCCAGCTTCTTTCCGGTAAATTTCGCTTTGGCCATATTTGAAATTTCGACAATTCCGCCCTCATCAAGGTTGGGAGTGTATTCGGGCCGGTTTTTTCCGCGCAAAATTAAAGCAACCTGGGTCGCCAGCCGTCCGACGGTTTTCCCGCTTGCGTCAATTTTATGCAGCTGCCTTTCGATTTTTTTTGCCATATTTTTTTATTTCCTCCGCCGTTCCGGCGGCTCATTTTTATACCAATTCAATCTGCACTATTTCGGCCGCGTCGCCCTGGCGCATTCCCAGCTTCGTTACCCGAGTATAGCCGCCTTTTCTGTCCTTATAGCGCGCTCCGATTACTTCAATCGCCTTTTTGGCCGCCA
Proteins encoded in this region:
- the rpsI gene encoding 30S ribosomal protein S9, translated to MAETKKTTKAPIEEAEAVKDEAELKGRYIPTIGRRKRAIAQTRAYENGKGIIMINGMKAAEYFPAGLMMTVMQPLKLTGRNKDLDFSIMVSGGGKSGQSEAVRLGISRALLKIDPEVKLALKAKGYLTRDAREVERKKPGLKKARRAPQWSKR
- the rplM gene encoding 50S ribosomal protein L13; its protein translation is MAKKIERQLHKIDASGKTVGRLATQVALILRGKNRPEYTPNLDEGGIVEISNMAKAKFTGKKLDQKKYFRYSGYPGGLKTLKMRDLMQKNPGDVLKRAVKQMLPANRLRNGMMKRLKIK